CCTTGCGCGCGCCACTGTCATTCTTGAACAGCACGCCTGCAGGCTTGAGCACCTGAACCAGTGCCTCGACAATCGCCTCGCGCACCCGCTCCATGCCCGGCGTGGCAATCTGCACCACCAGGTAATCGCCAAAGCGATCTACGACCAGACCGGGCAATAAATCCGCGTCGCCGTAAACCAGGCGGTAAAAAGGTTTGTCAAAAAGTTTCTCGCGCAGACTCAACGCGACCTGAATGCGGTGAACCAGCAAGGACTTGTCCAGGCCATGGCCCACATCGCGGCTGTGCATGCGTGCGCAGATCAGGTTGGTCGGACTCATGCAGACCAGGCCCAGAGGTTTGCCTGAGGCGCTCTCAAGCTGTGCTTCCTGGCCGGGTTCGAAGGCGGTCAGCGGGGTCTGGGCGGTATCCACTTCGTTGCTGAATACCCAGAGATGGCCGGCTTTGATGCGCCTGTCACTGTTGGATTTGAGGCGCAGACTTGGCAGCGTCATGGGAGCTCCTTACTCTCGGGCGGCAGGTGATTCCGCCGGGCGAGCATTATACAGGGTGTCCAGCCCGCCAGTCTGCGGCTAAACTCCAATATCCCGCACGAGAGTGGACCCACAGCGCATGACTCAGGATCTTACGGAAGAGCAGATCAAGCACGCCTTGCAAGGCATCAGTGTGCCGCCGCAACCCCAGATCATGGTGGATCTGCAGATGGAACAGGTGATGCCGGACCCGGATCTGAAGGTGATCGCCCGGCTTATCAGCCAGGACCCCGGTTTGGCTGGTAGTTTGCTGAAAATAGTCAATTCACCGTTTTTCGGTCTGGCCAATCGCATTTCATCCATTCAGCAGGCGGTGAATCTGCTCGGCGTGCGCCGGGTGATCAATATCGTCAATGCGCAGTCGATCCGTGGCGAAATGACCGACGAGAACATCGTCAACCTCAACCGCTTCTGGGACAGCGCCCAGGATATCGCCATGACCTGCATGACACTGGCGAAGAAAATCGGCTGTGTTGAACCGGATGAAGCCTATGCGCTGGGGCTGTTTCACAACTGCGGCATTCCGCTGATGCTCAAACGTTTTCCGTACTATATTGAAGTACTGGAAGAATCCTACGCGCAGCCGGGCCAGCGCATCGTTGATGTAGAAAACCTGCGGTTGAACACCAACCATGCCGTCATCGGCTATTTCACCGCCAAATCCTGGTTATTGCCACGCCATCTGTGCGACGCCATCGCCAGTCATCACAACGCCGAGCAGATCTTTGGCGAAGAAGATCACCATGATGCCGGGCTGAAGAACCTGCTGGCCATTTTGAAGATGGCCGAGCATATCTGCCGGGCACACAAAGTGCTGGCCAATCAGCCGGTAGACCACGAATGGAACGCGGTCGGCGCCCGTATACTCGAATATGTCGGCCTTACCGAGTACGATTTCGAAAACATTGAATTCAATTGCCGGGAAATGATGACCAGTGGCGAAGGCCGCTATTATCAGGACTGAGGCAGCAGATTGAGGAGTGAGCATGTCTACCCCGCTTGTACTGACCGTAATGTCCGCCGACAAACCCGGCCTGGTCGAAAGTATTGCCCAGGTCATTAATCGCCACGGCGGCAACTGGCTGGAAAGTCGCATGGCCAGAATGGCCGGGCAGTTTGCCGGCATTCTGCGCGTGGACATCCACCCGGATAATGTCGAGGCGCTGCGCGTTGATCTGGACGGGCTGACGCACCTGGGCATCAATGTACAGGTAGCGGTGAGCGGCCAGGCTGACGATCCGCAGCTGACGCACCTGCATCTGAGCCTGTTGGGCAACGACCGCCCGGGGATTGTGCATGAGGTGTCACAGATCCTTGCCCGGCACGGTGTCAACGTGGAAAAACTGGATACCGAATGTACCGCGGCGCCGATGAGCTCAGACCTGCTGTTCAAGGCACAGGCGGATTTGGGCATCTACCCGCAAACGGATCTCGACGCTCTGCGCAGCGATCTGGAAAACCTGGCCGATGACTTGATGGTCGAGCTCAGCGAACGCTGAATCACCCGTTGCGGCGGATCAGGGCGCACGCATAATTCGACTTATCGCATCCAGCAGATCCTGTATCTGCAGGGGCTTGGTCAGGTAATAGGCGACGTCGAGATCGCTGACGCGTTGCCGGTCAGCCGGCAGAGCACCGGCGCTGATCACAATTACCGGCAGATCCCGGGTGCGCACGCTACCGCGTAACGAGCGCAGCAAACGGTCGCCCTGCATATCGGGTAGATCAATATCCAGCAGCAGTACCTGCGGTGGCCGCTCGGTGATGCGGTGCAAGGCTTCCAGCCCATTATCGATGAGCGTTACCTGGGCCACCGCAGACAATGCGTGCTGCACCAGTATCTGACTGGCGCGATCATCTTCCACGTAGATCACATCCAGCAGATCGCTGTCGTTCCGCGCCTGGCTACCGGATTCCGCAGCGCCCGCAGCGTTTGCACCCGGCAGTTGCAGCCAGAAACAGCTGCCTACCCCTGGCTCACTGCTGAAACCCAGCTCACCATTCATCAGGCTTGCCAGTTCCCGGCTCAACGCCAGACCAATGCCGGTGCCCTTGATCGCGCTGTTCTCATGTCCCAGCCGCTGGAATGGCTTGAACAGTTTGGTCTGGTCCTGCTGATTGATACCACGGCCAGTGTCGGCCACGCGCAATTGCCAGCCTGCGCCGACGGAAACGCAGTCCAGCGTGATACTGCCGCCCGGCCGGTTATATTTAACCGCATTGCTCAGCAGGTTGAGCAATATCTGCCGCAGACGCCGTGGCTCAGCAAGCACCATGGCCTGCTGCTCTGGCCTGTGCAGACGCAGAGCGAGCCCGGCCATTTCGCGCTCCGGCCGGACCTGCTCCGCGCAGGCCAACAGTGTCTGCCAGGCATCCACAGGCGCCAGTTGCACAACCGGGCGCTCGGCTTCAATCCGCGCCAGATCAAGCACATCATCAACCAGCAAACACAGGTGCTGACTGGCCTGCAATATCTCGTAGACTTGCTGCTGCATGGTTTGTTGCTGAACGCCTGCCTGATGCGAGTCTGCTTGAGACGTGGTGTTGCTAGCGTCTTTTTCCAGATCCAGTGACAACAGTTGCGCAAAGCCCTGGATCGCATTCAATGGCGTGCGCAACTCGTGGCTCATGCTCGACAGGAAGCGGCTCTTGGCCAGGTTGGCTGACTGGGCCTGCAGGCTGGCGGCACGCAGAGCTTCCTGAGTCGCCTTGATTGCATCGATATCCACATGGGTGCCGGCGACGCGCTGCGGTCGCTGGAAACGTCCGTCCATCTCCACGATCCGTCCACGGCCAAGTAGCCAGTGATAGTCACCAGCGGCATCGCGTAGGCGGTATTCAGCCTCGAGCTTCTGCTGCGCGCTGCGCGGCAACAGGCTGTTACGCGCTGCAGCTAGGTCATCGGGATGCACGCGCTGCAAGAAGGTGTCGAGGCTGATAACACCGGCAGGCAAGCCAAAACGCTGATTGAGCCGACCCTGGAAGCGAATCTGCTTCTGCGCCACCTCGACCTCCCAGATACTTTCGGTGGTCGAGTCCAACACCCTTTCCAGGTGCTGCATGGCTTCCTGTCTGGAATGCTCGCTGTCCGCCAGTTTGTCACCCATCGCCGAAGTATTACTGGCCATGAAGTCGAGCTCTGTGATGGGCGAGCGGTGGGGCTGAGGATGCCAGTTACCTTCACCAATTTCTTCCATCATCCTGCTAATGCCGCTGATCGGTGCCTCCAGTGCCTGGCTTAACCGCCGCGCACGCAGCGACATAACAGCGAAGAACAATAGATAGAACAGCACCAGACCGGCAATCAGTAGATAGCCAATCTGCCGAAACTGCGTGGCCAGTGCATTGGTACGACTGAACAAACTGGCTTCGTCTACCAGCGTAATCAGCTTCCAGCCAGTTTCAGGTATGCTCGCCCAGGCCGCCAATTGCGAACGTCCGCCCAGTTCGAGCGGCATGACGCCTTGGCTTTCGCTGCCTACCAGCGCGGCCAGCTCACGGGTGTCATTGCGGTTGGCCAGGTTGAAATCGCCGGGCTTGAATATCTCTTTACGCACGGCTTCGGCATAGCTGTAATGCGTTAGCTCGTTCAGCCCCAGATCACGCTCGCCCGCTTCCGGCAGCGCCATGATATTCAGGTCCTCGCTCACCAGTACGGCGTAACCGCCCCAGGGCACCGCCAGCGATGATATTTCCTCCAGAATACTGCCAATGGTGATATCCAGACCTGCCACGCCTTCGAGAAAATTGTCGGTATAAACCGGCGCTAATGCCGACATCATCCAACCTTGCCCCGCTGGGTCCACATAGACGTCGGTCCAGGTCACGCCGCGCGATGGATTGTTAACCGCATCGGCCAGGTAGTAGAAATTGTAGCTGGGGATATCCATGTCATGCGGATACTGCTCGGGGGTGAAAAACCAGGGCCAGATGCGGTTGTAGCTGTCATGCGTGTTGAAATACACCGCGCTGACCAATGTGCTGTTCTGCTCGATGCCTTTCATCAGCTCGTCAAGCTGCGCCAGGCGCATGACCTTGCTCTGGTCCTGCTGGCTGGGCGGAGTGACGTTCGAGTAGAAAGAAGCCGCACGGCCTTCGTCGCGCTGGCTATGCAGTACGCC
This genomic stretch from Halopseudomonas pelagia harbors:
- a CDS encoding HDOD domain-containing protein, which encodes MTQDLTEEQIKHALQGISVPPQPQIMVDLQMEQVMPDPDLKVIARLISQDPGLAGSLLKIVNSPFFGLANRISSIQQAVNLLGVRRVINIVNAQSIRGEMTDENIVNLNRFWDSAQDIAMTCMTLAKKIGCVEPDEAYALGLFHNCGIPLMLKRFPYYIEVLEESYAQPGQRIVDVENLRLNTNHAVIGYFTAKSWLLPRHLCDAIASHHNAEQIFGEEDHHDAGLKNLLAILKMAEHICRAHKVLANQPVDHEWNAVGARILEYVGLTEYDFENIEFNCREMMTSGEGRYYQD
- a CDS encoding glycine cleavage system protein R yields the protein MSTPLVLTVMSADKPGLVESIAQVINRHGGNWLESRMARMAGQFAGILRVDIHPDNVEALRVDLDGLTHLGINVQVAVSGQADDPQLTHLHLSLLGNDRPGIVHEVSQILARHGVNVEKLDTECTAAPMSSDLLFKAQADLGIYPQTDLDALRSDLENLADDLMVELSER
- a CDS encoding ATP-binding protein, encoding MARTDSTNLRSWMWRAFVQSALIPLLLVETVLVAAYLLSNTAIRDAQVEHLRSTAQSDMQTAATQEAHVVNQRLKSVGELASLFAGQVGAALRRTDVPQDAQEADLLVRSASGVLHSQRDEGRAASFYSNVTPPSQQDQSKVMRLAQLDELMKGIEQNSTLVSAVYFNTHDSYNRIWPWFFTPEQYPHDMDIPSYNFYYLADAVNNPSRGVTWTDVYVDPAGQGWMMSALAPVYTDNFLEGVAGLDITIGSILEEISSLAVPWGGYAVLVSEDLNIMALPEAGERDLGLNELTHYSYAEAVRKEIFKPGDFNLANRNDTRELAALVGSESQGVMPLELGGRSQLAAWASIPETGWKLITLVDEASLFSRTNALATQFRQIGYLLIAGLVLFYLLFFAVMSLRARRLSQALEAPISGISRMMEEIGEGNWHPQPHRSPITELDFMASNTSAMGDKLADSEHSRQEAMQHLERVLDSTTESIWEVEVAQKQIRFQGRLNQRFGLPAGVISLDTFLQRVHPDDLAAARNSLLPRSAQQKLEAEYRLRDAAGDYHWLLGRGRIVEMDGRFQRPQRVAGTHVDIDAIKATQEALRAASLQAQSANLAKSRFLSSMSHELRTPLNAIQGFAQLLSLDLEKDASNTTSQADSHQAGVQQQTMQQQVYEILQASQHLCLLVDDVLDLARIEAERPVVQLAPVDAWQTLLACAEQVRPEREMAGLALRLHRPEQQAMVLAEPRRLRQILLNLLSNAVKYNRPGGSITLDCVSVGAGWQLRVADTGRGINQQDQTKLFKPFQRLGHENSAIKGTGIGLALSRELASLMNGELGFSSEPGVGSCFWLQLPGANAAGAAESGSQARNDSDLLDVIYVEDDRASQILVQHALSAVAQVTLIDNGLEALHRITERPPQVLLLDIDLPDMQGDRLLRSLRGSVRTRDLPVIVISAGALPADRQRVSDLDVAYYLTKPLQIQDLLDAISRIMRAP